A region of Pyxidicoccus parkwaysis DNA encodes the following proteins:
- a CDS encoding IS4 family transposase, producing the protein MKTSTPRAKVAEGLRALVSAEDILEAARRLGALQRQRKVDLVALVESTVAAVTPMPGTQTTAFANYIALTGQKLSPSAFFERFNHAFGQLMREVASRAVQAVREAVGEDTPFNELGALLDAFTDVQVADSTCQLLQRLAADWAPSTSEARPAAFKWHALVSLKDELPVADGVTPQRTQDTRALPDEALSPGTLTFMDLGYTDTGRFLDAIEAGAHFLVRLKAQHDPKLLRVHVGKGERVRARGMRLTDALLQGVLKAEDGVIDVDVQLEKHGRTAQARVVAVEGPEGERRWYLTTVGRDVLKAREVAEAYRLRWRVELLFKALKSGVGLTALRATRPGAVLSLVYAKVIALALSRLLELSMQQKAGEPGQEQATGRLALVLALTRCAPLLLSHAMMSRGVTLEQLEERILLIAEVTARSRQQRRERERRKREASLGSGG; encoded by the coding sequence AGGGCGAAGGTGGCAGAAGGACTGCGCGCGCTGGTGTCGGCCGAGGACATTTTGGAGGCCGCGCGCCGGCTGGGAGCGCTGCAGCGCCAGCGCAAGGTGGACCTGGTGGCGCTGGTGGAGTCCACCGTGGCCGCGGTGACGCCCATGCCCGGCACGCAGACGACGGCGTTCGCCAATTACATCGCGCTCACCGGGCAGAAGCTGTCGCCCAGCGCCTTCTTCGAGCGCTTCAACCACGCCTTCGGGCAGTTGATGCGCGAGGTGGCGAGCCGGGCCGTGCAGGCCGTACGAGAGGCCGTCGGCGAGGACACGCCCTTCAACGAGTTGGGGGCGCTGCTGGACGCGTTCACGGACGTGCAGGTGGCCGACTCCACGTGCCAGCTGCTGCAGCGGCTGGCAGCCGACTGGGCCCCGTCCACCAGCGAGGCCAGGCCCGCCGCCTTCAAGTGGCACGCGCTGGTGTCGCTGAAGGACGAGTTGCCGGTGGCCGACGGCGTGACGCCGCAGCGCACCCAGGACACGCGCGCCCTGCCCGACGAGGCGCTGAGTCCCGGCACGCTCACCTTCATGGACCTGGGGTACACGGACACCGGGCGATTCCTCGACGCGATTGAGGCCGGGGCCCATTTCCTGGTGCGGCTCAAGGCCCAGCACGACCCGAAGCTGCTGCGGGTGCACGTGGGCAAGGGCGAGCGGGTGCGGGCGCGTGGAATGCGCCTGACAGACGCGCTCTTGCAGGGCGTCCTCAAGGCCGAGGACGGTGTCATTGACGTGGACGTGCAGTTGGAGAAGCACGGGCGCACGGCGCAGGCGCGTGTGGTGGCCGTGGAAGGCCCAGAGGGCGAGCGGCGCTGGTACCTGACGACGGTAGGTCGCGACGTGCTGAAGGCGCGCGAGGTGGCCGAAGCCTACCGTCTGCGCTGGAGAGTGGAGCTGCTTTTCAAGGCCCTCAAGTCCGGCGTGGGACTGACAGCGCTGCGCGCCACGCGGCCAGGCGCGGTGCTCTCGCTGGTGTATGCCAAGGTCATTGCCCTGGCCCTCTCGCGCCTGCTGGAGCTGTCGATGCAGCAGAAGGCAGGCGAGCCGGGCCAGGAGCAGGCGACAGGACGGCTCGCGCTCGTGCTGGCATTGACCCGCTGCGCCCCGCTGCTGCTGTCGCATGCGATGATGAGCCGGGGCGTGACGTTGGAGCAGTTGGAGGAGCGCATCCTGCTCATTGCCGAGGTGACGGCCCGCTCACGCCAACAGCGCCGAGAGCGGGAACGACGCAAGCGTGAGGCTTCTCTCGGGAGTGGCGGCTAA